CCCCTAAAAAGTTCTATCTGTTTTAGTGTATTAAAAACTACCACAATGAAAATACGCATTGTGGTAGTGTATAAAAACCCTAATCTATTTATTATTTAACGGCTATATTTAAAAACTTTGGTTTGATGGTTAACATTACCCATGCCCAGTTTTGACCACCTGCTGCTGCATCTTCTGTAATCCCTTTTAGTTCATACATACCATCACTAGCAAACATCTGAGAATACCCAATTGCAAGTCCATATCCTTTAAATTTCTTTGCATAAACAAGGTCTATTTCTGTTCCTAATGATTTTTCTCCACTAGCTAATTCCTGTTCTCCACTAAAATTCAAAGCTTTCACCATTAGACTAGAAGTTTCATTTAGTTGAAATTTTGCACTCACATGCACCTCTAATAACCCAATTGAATTTGCGTGGTTCCCTACGTAGAAATAATCCATAAATCCATTAAATTTATGATTGGTTCCATACAGTGGAAAAAAAGCTCCTGTTTCACCAGCATCGGCATCATTACCACTAATGATTTCTACCCCAGCACCCAATGTTATTTTCTCAGACGCTTTTAAGCTAAGGTCTAAACTAGCCAAATAGGCCCCTTTTACATCTACCTCTCCTTGTCTTTGCCCAGTTTGAACAAAAAAGTTACCGTCTAATCCTAATTTTCCTTTTTTATAGCCTAAATGTGTCCCTATAGTTACTAAACTACTAGTACCATCTGCTGTTATTTCATCATCTTCATATTCCTGAAAACCATTATTCAAAACTAATAAACTACCCGAAAAAGTATCCCAGCTTTGTTTCAAATACAAATATTGCATTGCTTTATATGAAAAGAAACCTGTTGTGCTATATGCTGTGCCTACAGATGAAAAACCAGACAAGTCTGCTTTATCCTGATTAAATGCCAAACCAACATCGAGTAGGAATTTATTTTTTTTATACTTTAAAAGTACCGCATCATGGTTACGAGCTTGTTGCGCCCAATCTAACCCACCCATAATACGCTGATCATCATAAGAAATAGATTGTCTCCCAATTTTTGTAGAAAAACCCTCGCCTAAAGTTAATTCTCCCCAAGCTTCAAAAACGGCAAAAGAATTATTTGCATCTGCCGGTAAAAGTTGTCTATTTTCTCCCCAAGTCATTACATCTTGTAAGCTTAAATATACCTTATACGATTCGTCTACATACCCAAAATTTAAACGTGCTCTAGTAGAAATTCCAAACCCAGCATCAGCATCTTCTGCTATTGGATTGCCATATCCGTGGCGGTATTCCGTTCGTGGCCTAAACTCACCATCTATCGTAAATTGTGCACTGATAAATTGCGTGATTAGGCATAGCAATCCTATTGAAAAATATTGCTTGTTCATTTTTCTTATTTTTTTATTGATTTATTTAATTCTAAATAGTGTTACTTCCTTTATTTATCGGCCATTTGAAGTTTGCCTGACTCTCCTCGTACAGTTTCCTCTGAAGTTGCAAATTTTATAGTGAGTGATAATAGAGCAGCGACTAAAATACAAGCTCCGATTACAAAATAACCTCCCGAAACTGCAGAAGCAGATGCTACGGTTTGC
This genomic stretch from Cellulophaga algicola DSM 14237 harbors:
- a CDS encoding alginate export family protein, translating into MNKQYFSIGLLCLITQFISAQFTIDGEFRPRTEYRHGYGNPIAEDADAGFGISTRARLNFGYVDESYKVYLSLQDVMTWGENRQLLPADANNSFAVFEAWGELTLGEGFSTKIGRQSISYDDQRIMGGLDWAQQARNHDAVLLKYKKNKFLLDVGLAFNQDKADLSGFSSVGTAYSTTGFFSYKAMQYLYLKQSWDTFSGSLLVLNNGFQEYEDDEITADGTSSLVTIGTHLGYKKGKLGLDGNFFVQTGQRQGEVDVKGAYLASLDLSLKASEKITLGAGVEIISGNDADAGETGAFFPLYGTNHKFNGFMDYFYVGNHANSIGLLEVHVSAKFQLNETSSLMVKALNFSGEQELASGEKSLGTEIDLVYAKKFKGYGLAIGYSQMFASDGMYELKGITEDAAAGGQNWAWVMLTIKPKFLNIAVK